From Pseudobdellovibrio exovorus JSS, a single genomic window includes:
- a CDS encoding GNAT family N-acetyltransferase, which yields MTSLLTRFFRHYKNKPYKYLGVARHSETLEELALYESLYDNQLGRIWVRPKDMFFESIELDGKSRPRFEQVRFDLVEKTQIDDGDWDGLAEVYQEGFQNELSRSKVSGRLTEAKNPSVLFLYDQGKLVAFKVGYAKDTTTYYSWIGAVRKDYRGLGLATELMKAQHDWCKKQGYTKIQTKSRNQFAEMLRLNIKFGFEITDVVHEANGKSKIIMEKTLTT from the coding sequence ATGACTTCCTTATTAACACGATTTTTTCGTCATTATAAAAATAAGCCCTATAAATACTTAGGAGTCGCTCGTCATTCTGAAACTTTAGAAGAGTTAGCTCTTTATGAAAGTTTATACGACAATCAGTTAGGGCGTATTTGGGTCAGACCGAAAGATATGTTTTTTGAGTCGATTGAGTTGGACGGAAAAAGTCGCCCTCGCTTTGAACAGGTGCGCTTTGATTTGGTTGAAAAAACACAAATCGATGACGGTGACTGGGATGGTTTAGCCGAGGTTTATCAGGAAGGTTTTCAAAACGAGCTGTCGCGATCTAAAGTGTCAGGCCGTTTAACAGAGGCGAAGAACCCTTCGGTTTTGTTCTTATATGACCAAGGTAAGTTAGTGGCTTTTAAAGTCGGTTATGCAAAAGATACGACCACCTACTATTCATGGATCGGTGCTGTTCGCAAAGACTATCGTGGGCTTGGCTTAGCTACAGAGCTGATGAAAGCTCAACATGACTGGTGTAAAAAACAGGGCTACACCAAAATTCAGACCAAATCGCGCAATCAATTTGCTGAAATGCTCAGATTAAATATTAAGTTCGGGTTCGAGATCACAGACGTAGTTCACGAAGCCAATGGTAAAAGTAAAATTATAATGGAAAAGACATTAACAACCTAA
- a CDS encoding DUF2147 domain-containing protein — translation MKAALMLVVMLLGTAIAQANPAVGRWKTIDDETKEPKSIVEITEVDGKLVGKIEKLFRKADEDQNPKCEKCTGDKKDQPIIGMQILEGLKKDADTRWSGGQILDPKNGKTYSCKLEVIEDGKKIKLRGFIGVSLLGRTQVWEREAAPEVQP, via the coding sequence ATGAAAGCAGCACTTATGTTAGTCGTTATGTTATTAGGAACAGCTATCGCTCAGGCTAATCCAGCAGTAGGCCGTTGGAAAACGATTGATGATGAAACAAAAGAACCAAAATCAATTGTGGAAATCACTGAAGTTGATGGAAAGCTTGTGGGAAAGATTGAAAAATTATTCCGTAAAGCTGACGAAGATCAAAATCCTAAATGTGAAAAATGTACGGGCGACAAAAAAGATCAACCGATCATTGGCATGCAAATCTTAGAAGGTTTGAAAAAAGATGCCGACACACGTTGGTCAGGTGGACAGATTTTAGACCCGAAAAATGGTAAGACTTACTCTTGCAAATTAGAAGTTATCGAAGATGGTAAAAAAATTAAATTAAGAGGCTTTATTGGCGTCTCTTTATTAGGTCGCACTCAGGTTTGGGAACGCGAAGCGGCTCCTGAAGTACAACCCTAA
- a CDS encoding NAD(P)/FAD-dependent oxidoreductase, protein MTISYWLDQSSKTSTAHYDALIIGAGIAGLSTAYWLKKENPNLKVAILDRQYLGAGASGRNAGFVTCGSAEHFNKLHEQFGLAKATEIWRFSERNRELLQQEIIQGHPEAVDFYQTGSCTVAPSVEDWSRYQTLAQTMLDAGIDVELIDEKYLAQHYGVRNFQGAIQYKHDGIIHPIKLLNLIRSKLSGVDFFEGQEVFHIEENSSAVLVKTNLQNFSAEKMFVCLNGYISQLLPEFKSKVKPQRGQVVVTEPLPAFVKGPCYLTKHLCYFRQLPTGELLVGGFRNHDLEAENTALDEATDLIQKALTEFTQSYFQNTQQVKINYRWSGVMGFTPDGQMLIGQHPLRQRVHVMAGCSGHGMGLSFVSAKTLVDSASGTPVPSHLDVARLF, encoded by the coding sequence ATGACCATTTCTTACTGGCTTGATCAATCTAGCAAAACATCAACCGCACACTATGACGCTCTTATTATCGGAGCCGGAATTGCAGGGTTGTCCACTGCCTACTGGTTAAAAAAAGAAAATCCAAACCTTAAAGTGGCCATTCTAGATCGGCAGTATTTAGGTGCTGGCGCCTCTGGCCGCAATGCTGGCTTTGTCACCTGTGGCTCAGCAGAACACTTCAATAAACTACATGAGCAATTCGGTTTAGCGAAAGCTACTGAAATTTGGCGATTCTCGGAAAGAAACCGCGAGCTCTTACAGCAGGAAATTATTCAAGGGCATCCCGAAGCCGTGGATTTTTATCAGACAGGATCATGCACAGTGGCTCCCTCTGTTGAAGATTGGAGTCGTTATCAAACCTTAGCACAGACCATGCTGGATGCCGGTATTGATGTGGAACTGATTGATGAAAAATATCTGGCTCAACACTATGGAGTACGTAACTTCCAAGGCGCTATTCAATACAAACACGATGGAATCATTCACCCGATTAAGCTTTTGAATTTAATTCGCTCAAAGTTATCCGGAGTAGACTTTTTTGAAGGGCAAGAAGTCTTCCACATAGAAGAAAACAGCTCGGCTGTTTTAGTCAAAACTAACTTACAAAACTTTTCCGCAGAAAAAATGTTCGTGTGCTTAAACGGATATATCTCGCAGTTACTTCCGGAGTTCAAATCCAAGGTCAAACCTCAGCGTGGGCAAGTGGTCGTCACTGAACCTCTGCCAGCTTTTGTCAAAGGTCCTTGTTATTTAACGAAACATCTTTGTTATTTCCGACAACTTCCGACTGGGGAACTGCTCGTTGGCGGCTTTCGCAATCATGATTTAGAGGCTGAAAATACAGCTTTGGATGAAGCTACAGATTTAATTCAAAAAGCGCTGACAGAGTTTACGCAGAGTTATTTTCAAAATACGCAGCAAGTGAAAATCAATTATCGCTGGAGTGGTGTCATGGGATTCACACCGGATGGACAGATGCTGATCGGTCAACATCCACTTCGCCAAAGGGTTCATGTTATGGCGGGATGTTCAGGTCACGGCATGGGTCTTAGCTTTGTTTCGGCCAAAACCCTTGTTGATTCCGCATCAGGCACGCCGGTTCCATCTCATTTAGATGTGGCGCGCCTGTTTTAA
- a CDS encoding GNAT family N-acetyltransferase produces MLIREFLLSDIPQVKAFTDQCVGLGYYSEDELRDNQQKSIASNGQICSFVLEDNGQIKGLRLAYPAGNWQHGKGQQLRSDLWPTSLDKTAYFQSLFVAPDLQGQGWGPQLSARSLAALKQLGTEGIVTHSWKESPNNSSYRYLNKLGFQIITEHPNYWIDVDYTCPRDGRPCRCTAIEMHLDLRKDPR; encoded by the coding sequence ATGCTAATTCGCGAATTCTTGCTCTCTGATATTCCACAAGTAAAAGCCTTCACCGACCAATGTGTCGGTCTGGGCTATTACTCCGAAGACGAGCTTCGCGATAATCAGCAAAAATCAATCGCCTCTAACGGGCAAATTTGCTCTTTCGTTTTAGAAGATAACGGCCAAATCAAAGGACTAAGACTCGCTTACCCCGCAGGTAATTGGCAGCATGGAAAAGGTCAGCAGCTGCGCTCAGATTTATGGCCCACATCTTTAGATAAAACCGCTTATTTTCAAAGTTTATTTGTTGCTCCGGATTTGCAAGGACAAGGTTGGGGTCCCCAGCTCTCTGCACGTTCGTTAGCCGCTTTAAAACAGTTAGGTACAGAAGGTATCGTCACTCATTCGTGGAAAGAGTCTCCGAATAACTCGTCTTATCGCTACCTGAATAAACTCGGATTTCAAATTATTACAGAACATCCTAATTACTGGATCGATGTTGACTACACCTGCCCTCGTGATGGTCGTCCCTGTCGATGTACAGCTATCGAAATGCATTTAGATCTTAGAAAAGATCCTCGATGA
- a CDS encoding glycine cleavage system protein H, giving the protein MSDNIKNFNHHMWYTEDDGIITIGINEEGLADISEITSIDLPTEQEKVEEDVAIGTIETDDGPLDIYVPVEGTVIEINSNVLEDPSIIQEDPYEEGWLLRIEATEEVDDDDEDDDYDDEDEDDDDLDDDEEDDDEEDDDYDEDED; this is encoded by the coding sequence ATGAGCGACAACATCAAAAACTTCAACCACCATATGTGGTACACAGAAGACGACGGAATTATCACTATCGGAATCAACGAAGAAGGTTTAGCAGATATCAGCGAAATCACTTCAATTGATCTACCTACAGAACAAGAAAAAGTAGAAGAAGATGTTGCTATCGGTACAATTGAAACGGACGACGGCCCATTGGATATTTATGTTCCTGTAGAAGGTACTGTTATCGAGATCAACAGTAACGTTTTAGAAGATCCAAGTATCATTCAGGAAGATCCTTATGAAGAAGGCTGGCTTTTACGTATTGAAGCCACTGAAGAAGTTGATGACGACGATGAGGATGACGATTACGACGACGAAGATGAAGACGATGATGATCTTGATGATGACGAAGAAGATGATGACGAAGAAGATGATGACTACGACGAGGACGAAGACTAG
- a CDS encoding gamma-glutamylcyclotransferase produces MTTMRFFVIGSWTEGMLHFQKLRPFIVSYESATVQAQAYRLPVGFPVLVAQNSGSESAHDLISGQLVELQYDQTLLALMDTLHGVHATDPSKGLHQRMTAKVTKSSGDVDEAQVYFFNPKKLTAKAQRIHGGVWQESLALNPPLTEQLSDKQRTYVLKLGAAKGRDIVPINDLSLYRELMKMELIVDKGRRLALSPLGKEVYNHLV; encoded by the coding sequence ATGACGACAATGCGTTTTTTTGTCATCGGTTCATGGACCGAAGGCATGTTACATTTTCAAAAACTGCGTCCATTTATAGTTTCTTACGAGTCTGCTACAGTTCAGGCGCAAGCTTATCGCTTGCCTGTGGGATTTCCCGTATTAGTGGCTCAAAATAGTGGCAGCGAGTCGGCTCATGACCTGATTTCAGGTCAATTGGTTGAATTGCAATATGATCAGACACTATTGGCTTTAATGGATACATTGCACGGAGTTCATGCAACAGATCCGTCAAAAGGGTTGCACCAACGTATGACGGCTAAAGTGACTAAAAGCTCAGGCGACGTCGACGAAGCTCAGGTGTATTTCTTTAATCCAAAGAAGTTGACGGCGAAGGCGCAAAGAATCCACGGCGGAGTTTGGCAGGAGTCTTTAGCTTTGAATCCACCTTTAACGGAACAATTAAGCGACAAGCAAAGAACCTATGTGTTGAAATTAGGTGCAGCTAAGGGACGTGATATTGTGCCGATCAATGACCTGAGTCTTTATCGTGAATTGATGAAGATGGAACTTATTGTGGATAAAGGTCGTCGCCTTGCTTTGAGTCCACTGGGTAAAGAAGTCTATAATCATTTAGTTTAA
- a CDS encoding tRNA (cytidine(34)-2'-O)-methyltransferase, whose amino-acid sequence MSDVQKTKSLFRVVLIEPEIPQNTGNIGRTCVGTNCELHIVGPTGFEITDANLKRAGLDYWQHLTWQQYASYEEWFARVEDPSRVFYFTTKVQQTYFDVEYKQGDWLVFGKETKGLPPEIIQNNIQQAVTIPQPGQVRSLNLATAVAISVYEGYRQLRQQL is encoded by the coding sequence ATGTCTGATGTGCAAAAAACCAAAAGTCTGTTCCGCGTTGTTCTGATTGAGCCTGAGATTCCTCAAAATACAGGTAATATTGGGCGTACCTGCGTTGGAACTAATTGTGAATTGCATATCGTGGGCCCAACTGGGTTTGAAATTACCGATGCCAATTTAAAACGTGCGGGCTTAGATTATTGGCAGCATTTAACATGGCAGCAATATGCTTCCTATGAAGAGTGGTTTGCCCGTGTCGAAGACCCCAGTCGAGTTTTCTATTTCACAACAAAAGTACAACAGACCTATTTCGATGTTGAATATAAGCAGGGAGACTGGCTAGTTTTTGGTAAAGAAACCAAAGGTCTGCCACCTGAAATTATCCAAAATAACATTCAACAGGCGGTAACAATTCCGCAACCAGGTCAGGTTCGCAGTTTAAATCTGGCCACGGCGGTGGCGATTTCGGTCTATGAAGGCTATCGTCAGTTGCGCCAGCAACTATAG
- a CDS encoding c-type cytochrome, translated as MSENHDYHNQGGLIAFIGSMVFVFCFFFYIVFINKGVTLDENVSDPAPAGAVKFDLASVKEPWLENPEVALAGQKIYKQNCALCHGGNGDLVGGLPNARNLVEGAWKSGGGLINHYKVLQNGMPGTQMASFKQTLQPHERWAVLNYIETITNNKSKDTPEDVAAFAATAD; from the coding sequence ATGTCTGAAAATCATGACTATCACAACCAAGGCGGATTGATCGCATTTATTGGTTCAATGGTATTTGTGTTCTGTTTTTTCTTTTACATCGTATTTATTAATAAAGGTGTAACTCTGGATGAGAATGTTTCTGATCCTGCTCCAGCTGGTGCTGTGAAGTTTGACTTAGCAAGCGTGAAAGAGCCATGGCTTGAAAACCCAGAGGTCGCTCTTGCTGGACAAAAAATTTACAAACAAAACTGTGCTCTTTGCCATGGTGGTAATGGTGACTTAGTTGGTGGTTTGCCAAACGCTCGTAACCTTGTTGAAGGTGCATGGAAATCTGGTGGTGGCTTGATTAACCATTACAAAGTTTTACAAAATGGTATGCCAGGAACACAGATGGCATCATTCAAACAAACTCTTCAGCCACACGAGCGCTGGGCTGTATTAAATTACATCGAAACAATCACCAACAATAAATCTAAAGACACTCCAGAAGACGTAGCCGCATTTGCAGCTACTGCGGACTAA